Below is a genomic region from Macaca thibetana thibetana isolate TM-01 chromosome 1, ASM2454274v1, whole genome shotgun sequence.
GTCTCCACCAGCACTGAGctcagaggaaagaagaaaagggccAGGAGTCAGACGTCACACCCGGGGGCTCCCCTTTCCCATGCACAAGTGTTGGCGTGCGCCAGTCCCCTTTACAGAGGGGTGGGTGTGTCCGTGGAGAAGGGgccttctctttttctaattgcACTATACGTGTTCTAGCTTCAGTCTGGAGAAACTTAAGACCTCCATGGGGTCGTGATCCATAGACTTAGCAAGTCTTGCCTTATCTATGGAGCTCGATGGTGAGAATTGTGACCATTGTCTGATGTCCATAGTTCCTTCCCCCTAGATCGTTTCTTTCCACAGATTGTGTTCATctgaaccattttattttttatttaccaaaGTACTGTACTTGGCTATTTGCAGTGTTTTCAAAaccaaatgtttcttttttgtgtgtttttaatcttCGATACTTGGTGCAATAGAAGCTGCAAAGATGTGCCACTTTATCTATGAAATGGAGTTTTGTATACCAATAAATTctagtttaaaaacaaagttttaagttGTTTTTATCAGTATCTGACCACCGTTTGAGTGGGCAGGGAGACTGAGTGTGCTGGGAATGTCCTTTTTAGAGACGTTGTGTGGAAGGtttgcgtgtgtgcatgtgctggATTGAGTGTTCTCGGTGTGTAGTCTTTTGGGATCTGACTAAGCTTAGAACAGCTGATTTTTGCTTTAATGCAGCTAAGTGCAGCCACCACACACAATGGCAGGGCCATTCTTAAGGACTACACACTTAAGATTTCTGCCTGATATCTGAGAGCACCTCTTGATAGTTTGAAACTGTTTGAATGTGTAGCAGTTGTCTGTCAGCGGCCACTTTGGGCTCCTCTAGAATTCTCAGTGTTGTTTGACCCCATTCCAGGAGGAGGCTCCCTGCCAAGGCACAGACAGCACCATCTGGGGCACGACTCACCTAGAAGGGTCCACAGGAAACCAGAGCGAGGGGAGTCCTTCAGTGCATCCAGCCGTGGCCCCATCCACACAAGCGCTCTGGCCAGTCAAGGACTGGCTCTGAAGACCTCACCATATCATGGTTTTGACTTTGAGACCCCCATTCTCCCGTTCTTCATTTTGTATTCAACAAGCAGCCTTCTGAATTGGCTCCCTGATGCCTTGATGTCAAAAAGGACTGTATGGTTTCCTGGATGAAAGGCAAGAATATTCCAGCTCCTGCAAGCAGATTCTCCTACAGTCTCTCAAGCGATCTTCCCTGTGTGGTTCTTCTTCACTCCACAACTGAGAGACCCATCATCTCTGGATAGACAAACACTGTCTGGTTCCTGAGCCCATGAGGCCCAGATTCCAGACCCCGTTAACCTGAGATTCTTCCAGAAAACCTGCTATGGTCCAACGTGATGTCCCAATCTAGGTGCTGCCCGCACATGGAAAAACTTCCATGGCCTCCTTAATCCCATTCCAGGGATTCAGCTGGGGCCAGGTGGCCGCTTCTAGGGATTCGAGGGGCTTCCTGTTTGGGCAACGTTGGACCAGGTGACCTGTAAGATCCTGTGTGGGAGATAGGATGAGTCTTTAAGGACAGAGAAGTATTCTTGAGCCAGGTAGGGACACGTGGCTGTACCTTTGTCCCTTCTTGGTAACTGCTCATGGTCACCTTTGGAGAAAGCCTGGCTGAAAACCTGGGTGTTTAGAGTTGCATCAGCCAGACACCACCCCAGGCTTCTGGCCTTTCCCTTCCTCCAATGCACAGACACAGAGTGTGTGTCTTGAGATACAGTTCATAAAAAGCCCTGCTCCAATATGGTTTTGGCTGGACAGAATGGTTTTTGCTGACGGAATGGGCACTCTCAGACCATTTAGATGCAGAGATTTAGAACTTGGTTGCAAAGGCTTGAGGCCAGTCCTGTCACTTCACAGATTCTGGCTTGGCAGAAGGAAACATGTCCTACCTTCTGGGAGAAACTCGTCCGAACCGCCCTATGGCAGAAGGACTTGGGTATCCCCAGAGGATTGTTTCTATtcaatttattcatccatccaagCATCCAAGAATCCATCGAGTGAGCCTCTACTCTGTATGGGTCCTTATTTCTGGGCGTTGAAACAGTCATAGATCCTGCCTTCAAAAAGTCTCCAGTCCAGGAGTGAAAGTGGACATGTCACTGACCCAGGAGACAGCATATGCCGTAAAGGAGGCACTGATGAGAGGGCTGTGAGTTCAAAGAATTCGGGAAGGCTTGGTGGAGGAAGTGATATTTGGACGAGGCACGAAAGGGGAGACAGGACGCAGAAATGGGAGCGAAGGCATTTTGGACTGAATGGCCAGTGCAAGCGAAACCTAGGAGTGGGATGCTCCAGTGTTTAGGACAGAGCTTATTAGGGATGCACAATGAGTTTGGAGAAAGACTGGGAACTTCTTCAAACACCTCGCATGTGCCTTTCTCTACTGGAAGAGTAATGCTGTGCTTGCTGAATGGATTCTCAAGATCaggcctgggtgcggtggctcacgtctgtaatccctgcacttcgggaggctggggcaggaggcttGCTcacacccaggagttcaagaccagcctggtcaacctagcaagatcctgtctctatgcatgcacacacaaaattaCTGGGGTCTGGTGCCGGGTGCCTTTCTGTAgacccacctactcaggaggctgaggcaggaggatcacttgagctcaggagtctcaGGCTGCACGGAGCTatatcacaccaccacactgcagcctgggtgacagggtgagaccctgtctcaaaaccccAAAATAACAAAGATCTGCCTGACTGCTTTGTAGTGTCTGGAGCCGGCCTGCGTGTGCATTCTGACCTGGGAATGTTACAGGTAGCTCTTGCCTGGAAAAATGCTGCACCAtctacctctgcctctgggggACATTAGCGTAGAATTCAACTGAACAGGTACCTGTTTGGCATCTACTGTGTGACAATTGCAATTGGAGAGCAAAAATACAGAAGGTGGCCAAGCACAGATGGAGCAGCTAGTGTGCCCCGGGCCCTCTGGATACATCGTCTCATTTGAACTTGAAAACCACCCTGTGAGGCTGATGGTTCTATTCAGGAATAAATAATGGGCCCAAGATCACAGCTTagtagcagagacaggatttgaacccagagcaGTCTGCCGCCACCATGCAAGGACCCAAATAACGGGGTAAGCAGTTCTAGGAAAGGTATAAACACAGCTTGGCAGTTCAAGGAGGGTGAAATCTGCTCCagttgaaactgcatcatggaaaaggtgacatttgggactgggcagggtggcttatacttgtaatcccaacagtttgggaggctgaggcaggaggatcgcttgaggccaggagtttgagaccagcctgggcagcatagcgagacccagtctctaccaaaaataagtTGGCCAGAgttgatggcacacacctgttgtcccagctacatgggaggctaaggtgggaggcttgcttgagcccaggaggttaaggctgcagtgaactatgattgtgccactgcagtccaacctgggcaagagtgagaccctgtctctaaaaataaaggaaaaggtgACATTTGGGATTCACTTTAAGCCCATGGATTTTAGCATGGTGATGAGCCTGTGAGCAAGGGAGGCTTTTAGGTTGAGAGAAGCTATTGCACAAGGGTATGAAGGCAGGACAGCAGAGGAGCTTAGTAAATAGATAGGGCTGCATAAAAGAGGCTGGAAAAGCAGATGATACCAAGCCTTGAATACCAGGGGCTGGTGGACAATGGGGAGCCACCGATGGATCaggagcagaggagtgacatgatgaAAGTCAGGCTCTGGGAAAATGAAGCTGGCACCGGTGGACAGGACGGAGACGTGATGAAGGATGGAGGGTTTAAGAACCATTAGTCCTGATACTCTCTTCTTAGGGGTGTCACATTACTTGCTAGTGTGGAATAGTTGCTGTTTTCTGTCTGCTGGTTGACTCTGATTCGTGTCTATCTCCAGCATCCAGCAAAAGACCAGAAGCACAAAAGACCAGAAGTACAAAACTTATTGAAGGAAAGAATTAACTTTAGTATTCAGTTCTCTGGTGGTGACATTGCAAAGAACCCCAGTGAAGCAGACGCATGTCCATGAAATCCTAATCAGACTCTTCATTGAACTTGGGAATTCCACTGTGATTTCTGGTCACTTACTGAGCAAGGTATTTACCTTTGCACTTCATGCGTAGCTTTGGTTAGGTGCTAAATAGGAATAAAAGCAAAACCAATCCAAATCCTGTCATCAAAATTGGAGAGGCAAACTATGAAACATTTAGGTGAGAATGTCCCCTCCCCAGCTTTGACAGTCCCCTTGGCCTAGTTTACTCATCCAATGAATTAGCACacataaagcacttaaaacagtgcctggcaaatgccaagtgctcagcaaatgttagctattgttacgactatccattcattcattcatagaaCACGAGTGATTTTTCAGTGCTAGCCATTATTTGTGCATTTTCATGCATGCTAACTCAAACTGTGCCACAACCAGCCTGCTGGGGAGATGTCATACTTCCATTTGACAAATGCAGAGACCGAGGCTGTGACCATTTATCGGCACTTAGATTTTAATGTGCACACGAATCATCAGGGGGGCTTGTTAACTTACAGATTCTGatttcagcaggtctggggtcaGGTTCAAGATTTTGCATTTTGAACAGGATCCCTGCTGCTTTTGCAGCTGCCACTGCCCATGGACCACGCTGAGTAGCAAAGGTCTAAGCAGAGCCACTGCTGCTAAGTGGCAGAACAAAGCGCTCTACCTGGAACCTCTGAGTTCAAGTTCAgggttctttccttttttcagtCCCTTTTGCAAGTCTGCTGCTGGGTATCAAGTGATTGTTCTCTAGATACgcacacccaggcaaacaggatttAGGCAGGCCCCTTGATGCcatcatcaaacatttattgagccctgGGAAAGCAAAGGGTAAAGGCTGGTCTGTGGCCAAAAGACTCACAGCCTGGTTTgagtgggtgggggcaggggtcaCAGCAGGCTGCGCTGGAGTCTTGCTCCTAAGTTTCAATGTTTGTTTGGTCAGAAAGTTATACAACTGTAAGATCATCAGGTAGGTGTCCCATTGGTGCCTTAAATCCATCATGCCCAGGGTGTCACCTCTCTAATCTGCCTGTATCAGCTCCTCCCTGTGTTTCCCGTTTCTACAGTGGCCGTCATCCTCAGATGGTTGTGTGGCCGCCTTTGGCATTTTCtcagtatatttatttatgaaaatgtgaGGGGACCAATTTCACTAGCTCAGAAGCACACTTTGCTCACCTGAGGAAGAGAAACCGAGGTTTAAGCCAGGCGCAGGTTTCTCCCTAGTGGCCTGAATGAAATGGACACCAGAGGGCGCCTCAGAACCACTTTTCCTACAAACCAGGTTTGCACTCTTCCCCCACGCAGGCTGTTTTTGCTTTAAGACATGGTTTTCGGGTGATACTTGGGGAGGATTTGAGTCAGTTACAATAGCAAAGTACACATGCCTGTCCtgtccttcttctccttcctattGCTAGCACAGAGCTTGTTCATCTTTTAAAGGTCACAGCGATACATCCctttgattgtcttttttttctttttgtttttgagacggagtttcactcttgttgcccagcctggagtgcaatggcacgatcttggctcactgcaacctccacctcccaggttcaacgattctcctgcctcagcctcctgagtaggtgggattacaggcgtatgccaccatgcccggctaattttctatttttagtaaagactgggtttctccatgttggtcaggctgttctcaaactcccgacctcaggtgatccgcccaccttggcctcccaaagtgctgggattacaggcctgagccactgtgaccgACCATCCCTTTGATTTTCTTtgctctcctccctgccctcaaggTCCTGAATGCTGTGCACAGGCCCTGGGAAGGGTGAAGGGAATGGACATTTGTCGAGTGTCCACTGTGAGCTTTGCCCTGTGCAATGCATTGGCAGGTGCGCAGTCATTGAGCAGGTGAATTCCTGGTCCTGTAAGATTTCATCAGCATATAATAGATAATTCTATCTTTAGAAGTAACATCTGCTGAAATAGATTGCTTCCAGAATAGGCTGCATTCCTCCTGGTGGGAATCCTTGAGTGCATTACATTCTTCATGGCTTCAGAATTGGGAGCTTGGAGTCGGCCCTCGATGCTGaaccctttcctcctcctcttcctgtgtcctcacagctGAACTGCCCTGGGCACTCTGGTCTTTCCAAGATGACAACCAGCAGGCCTGGTTAACACGGCCATACCAGAGCGTGGGTGGCTGATGACAACTTCATGAAGAAATGAAGGGCCAGGGAGTGGGGACACCCCCTTGGGTAGAACATCCCCTCTCTGGCCCTCAGGGGCCTATCAAAGAAGGGGTGTGGAAAAGACCATCTAGAGCTGCTTCTCACTCTTAACCAATCTTTGCCAGTGGGGGGGATTTGAGGCCTGATGACACAGTGGGGACAATATTTTTAGGTTGGTATTTTTCATGCTTTTCACATTAAGCCATATGGCCAGAAATATTCCTTCCAGAGATTGCATTATTTTGGATAAGATTGTAGAATGTTAGAAAAAGAGTCATagggtggggcacggtggctcacgcctgtaatcccagcactttgggaggccgaggcaggtggatcatgaggtcaggagatggagaccatcctggctgacacggtgaaaccccatctctactaaaaatacaaaaaaattagctgggcatggtggcgggcgcctgtagtcccagctacttgggaggctgaggcaggagaacagtgtgaacctgggaggcagagcttgcagtgagctgagattgcgccactgcactccagcctgggcgacagagcgaactccgtctcaaaaacaaaaaagtcacagAAACTTACTGTCatggaaaattaaaagaatttaatGCTGGAATTGCTGGCAGGGCCAGCCATGTCAGACTTGTTCCCAAATTATTCCAATGCTTAGCACGTTGTCAGCACAAGGTAGGTgatcagaaaaataatgaatgaatgaaactttaGTGAATTAAACCCTAGAATGACTGGTAGAATTTGAGACTCAGAGAATATTAgaattatggaaaacattattcACTTATTCAGAAGAGGGAGCTGAGATCCCAGAAGTTGCTGACAGTCTTCCGGGTGCTGAAGGATCCATGGCTCCTGGGGCAGGGTTCTTTCTACAGAGAAGGGGTAGCCTGGGAGGCTAGTGATGGTCCAGGACATATCTCTGAGCTCTGAAGCAGGGATGGGTTTGCAGGAAAGGAATTTTCCAGAGGGAGGGCCTTTGGTGCCAATGTTCCCCAGGACTGGGACTACCGCAGCCCGAGGCAGGACCTCGAGGGACAGGGAGGAGGCCGAGCACAGCCTCAGCAGGGCGGGGTGGGTCCGGTACACAGCCTGTTGGGGTAATGGGCATATTTGCGGTTGTAGGTGCCCAGGTTGCGACGAAAGCAGAGGGCGGCCCTCTTGTCACACTCGCAGGTCAGCCGCTGGCAGGTGGTCCTGCCGGCTGGATGGGACAAAGTGAGTCAGGGACCACAGAAGCTCAGGATATGTGTGGGACAGCTCTTGGCTGCTCCTGGGTCCACGTTCTTGACCTGGACCAACTCCATTCTGATGGAAGCCCAAGCTCTCGCGTTGTTTCAGGAATGGGTGAGACAAGAGACAAGGGCGGGGTGCACTGTGGCTCGGGACACCAGGGAAGCTGGAAGCTTGCCCTCGCTGTCCCTCCCTGCTCTCAAGCCCACGCTGACTGCCTTTAGCTCTCTCCTGCCTTAGAGACACCACTTAGCTCGCTCTCACTGCCCCCAGCCAGGGGAATTTCTAGGCAACCCCTGCACCCCTATGTGATGTGTTGCTGATGGCGGATTGTGGCCATCAAGCAGAGAGGACAGCTACGAAAATGACAGCAACTCACTCTGATGGCTATGTGTGCCCCAGAGTGGCGTGGGCCCAGGCTAGAAGCCACCGGGACCAAAGCTGGGGTCTGCTTAGGGCCCTCTGCCTGCCCTCATCAGAGTGGATAGAGCCCAGTTTTCTGCCCATGCCCAGCCTGGGAGTCAGACTTCTGCCATGACCTGCCCTCCCAAGAGCCAGCTGGCATCAGCTCTGTAGGGGCCCAGAAGGCTCCTCCTCTCTCCACTGCAGCTGCCTCTGTCACCTCTGCCTGCAGTGGCTCCAGCTCCCTTTTTTCTCCATGACTGTATCTCACAGCTCAGACCAGGTGCCTCATTTCGCCCCTTGAAGGTGAGCCTTTCTCTGCCGTCAGGGCTCTGCCCACGCCTGCTATGTCAGCAATACTCAGGGTTGGAAGGGACTTAACACCGAGCCGGTCAGCCTCTTTTTGGGGGCTCTTTGCAGGAGCTGGACTGAGCTGGGGAAGTAGGTATAAGCCTCTCCgttttatagattaggaaacagAGGCTTTCCAGAGATTTTAtcacttgtccaaagtcacaggCAGGTGGAAGGTGACGCCCTGAGTAGAATCCAGAGCTTGTGTCTCCacctgcctgcctcctcctctaACTCTTCCTCTCAGCCCTGATCCTGGCAGGTGGCTGCTCCTGCCTTTCATGGACTTCCAGCGACAGGGACTCAGTACCTGGCACATTGCCCTGCCAAGTTGATGACTGCAGAGGAAATGGAGCCAGCTCTGCCCCGCCCCCAGGACAGAATTTAGAGACCTGAGCTGAGTCTTCTACGACCTCCCGAATCCTTCCACGCTGAACCATCcgcccaccaggccctgcccttcTTTCAGGCTGCTCCTGGCTTTGTGGCAGGGAGAAAGCTTGGCTCTCCCATGTGGGGTCTCTGCACGCTATCACTTGGTTTAGGCTGCTTGCCTGGGCCTGGGACTAAAGGAAAGCTAATTGGTCCAAGTGGGCATTGGACATGGCAAAGCTGAGCAAATGGGTCCAGCCTGACAGTCCCAGTGAGGAGTCAGCCTTTGGAAACCACGTCTGCTGTCCCCAAAGCCCCAGCTCGTTCTGTCTTAGGGACTTCACCTTTAGCTCCTGCTGAGGCCCTGGAAGGGTGCCTGAGTCCAGCTCCAGCCCTGGCTCAGCTCAGCCCCCTCCGCTCCTCTTTCCAGAGGCTGGAGCTGGGAGGTGTCTGTGGGTGGGGAGATACCTGGGGCTGAGGGCTGCACCTGATGGGGTATGGGCTTCTCTAGCCTGGGTACCCGGTGAACATCTGGGTCTCACTGTTACATGGTGATGGGAAACCCCATTCCTCCAGCCTGGGGTCTGGCTCTGATAAGGCCCAAGGTCACCATCAGGAGGGGCTTCCTGTCTCAAGCTGCCTCCACCCACCTCACCACAGGGTGTCTGTGTCACTTCAGGGCTGTCCACCTACCGCAGAAAATGCCACGTTTGCTGACAGAGAAAAGATACTTTTCCAGTTTGGGCTCACAGCCCAGCTTCTCCAGACGTCCATAGCAGCAGTCATGGGCGTGGCAGCACCTGTAAGGGTCATGGTCAACCTGGGGGGACCTGTGAGCCAGGCTGGGTTGGACCAGGGGCTGCTTGGGGGCCCAGAGCCCAAAGCGGCCCAGAGGAGAGATCGGCCTGAATTTTCCAGGCGCACCCCCTTCTCCCAGGATCCTCCCAGGATCCCCCAGCTCTTCCATCCCCATGGAGGTCCCCCTGCAGGCTGCCTCCTCACCAGTCAGTCTCGTCCACCGGCCAGTGGGAGCCGCCGACGCCGCAGTAACAGCCATAGTCGTTGTACTGCAGGGCAGACTTGCCTGTCATCTTCTCGATCATCACCCCGAACTGGACCAGGTTCCCTGTGACCAGGGCCActgtggagagggagagggggagatggggagagggggagagggggagggagagggggagagggagagcccCACCCTCTGCAGCCAACTTCCTCGATGTCCCCTCAAATCTGATCACAGGCATCTCTCCAGTTGTCTAGTTAAGCTCACCTCCCCAAAGCAACCCATTCTCAACAACAAGCATGGTAATAAGTAACAATATTGCCAATGACAGCCTTTGCACCTTTATCCCCCTGGTCTTCACCTCCAGTGTGTCGGCCCCTCCAATGTCCCCTCCCACTATTATCTTCTATCTACAACACTATCACTCGTTCACCGCTTCCAGGGGCTCCTCACCAGCCACCAGTCCTCCCCAGGTGTCAGCCCTTATCTCACCCAGGAACACTCTGTCCCCTCAAGTCTCATCAGATGGCACTGGACCTGTCTCCTGACCACCTCCGCTGACCTCCCTGAATTCCTCCCAGTGCTCCTGACTCAGCCATGGGGCTGAATCCTGCCCACCTCGGCAGGTTGGAGCTAAACATGCAAGCTAGGGTAGGAGAAGGAGCCCAGGGTGTGCTGTCCAGGATGCTCCAGCCCCTGGCCCATGTCCCTCACCCCTCCTAGCCTGCATTCTCCtcccctctgctccagccactgCTGGCTCAGGCAAAACTGGCCTCGGGGTCACCCTGGTGGCAGGAAGGGGGCAGCCTCCACTGTTTGGCATCCACCATGCCCTCTGTAGGGCCAGGCTCAGGGGCATCTAGGGAGCTTGGGGTTGCCAGATGGGGCAGAAGAAGGCTGGAGGTCACAAAGATCACTTACCCAGGAG
It encodes:
- the PLA2G2E gene encoding group IIE secretory phospholipase A2; amino-acid sequence: MKPPHVLVFLCLLVALVTGNLVQFGVMIEKMTGKSALQYNDYGCYCGVGGSHWPVDETDWCCHAHDCCYGRLEKLGCEPKLEKYLFSVSKRGIFCAGRTTCQRLTCECDKRAALCFRRNLGTYNRKYAHYPNRLCTGPTPPC